A single Metarhizium brunneum chromosome 5, complete sequence DNA region contains:
- the MAL2_1 gene encoding Alpha-glucosidase yields MTVISREKKWWKEAVIYQIYPASFCDSNGDGIGDLPGITSKLDYIASLGVNVIWICPMYDSPQVDMGYDISNYEDVYRPYGTVQDMEVLIRETHARGMRIMLDLVINHTSDQHAWFRESRAGRDSPKRDWYIWRPAKYSPTGERLPPNNWRCNFGGGSAWQWDEQTGEYYLHLFATEQPDLNWENPVAREAIYKSAMEFWLDRGVDGFRVDTVNMYSKPDGLQDAPVVDPKAPFQPAGLLYCNGPRMHEFLSEMNVILARYGAITVGELPNTPDMAKVLKYVSAKEKQLDMVFQFDVVDTGFGKTHKYETTPKNYTLPDFKAAVSRTQGLIHGSDGWTTVFLENHDQARSVSRFADDRPEYRVQGAKMLALMESCLSGTQYVYQGQEIGCVNVPRDTYPLENYLDIDSRLFVKMTEELHGADNEAQLDRAFSALQHLARDHARVPMAWDGRAKFGGFSEAAEKAGLPVEEPWMKPHPLAGEINVASQLDDPESVLGFWRKVLRFRREHADLLVYGDFRDLRPQDKDLFLFVKEHSRGGGKAVVVLNFTADEKRVEMPSAEELGVRDVNFVLVMSTHGGKSRGGILSPFEGQVFLVGI; encoded by the coding sequence ATGACCGTCATCTCCCGCGAGAAGAAATGGTGGAAAGAGGCCGTCATCTACCAAATCTACCCAGCCTCCTTCTGCGACTCTAACGGCGATGGCATCGGCGACTTGCCCGGCATCACCTCCAAGCTGGACTACATAGCCAGTCTGGGCGTCAACGTGATTTGGATCTGTCCCATGTATGACAGTCCGCAGGTCGACATGGGCTACGACATTTCCAACTACGAAGATGTCTACAGGCCCTATGGCACTGTTCAAGACATGGAAGTCCTCATCCGCGAGACCCATGCCCGTGGCATGCGAATCATgctcgacctcgtcatcaacCACACCTCGGACCAACATGCCTGGTTCAGGGAGTCTCGCGCAGGCAGGGACAGCCCCAAGAGAGATTGGTACATCTGGAGACCCGCCAAATATTCACCCACTGGGGAGAGACTCCCTCCAAACAACTGGCGATGCAACTTTGGCGGCGGTAGTGCCTGGCAGTGGGATGAGCAGACGGGCGAGTATTATCTGCACCTGTTTGCCACGGAGCAGCCCGACTTGAACTGGGAGAACCCCGTCGCCCGAGAGGCCATTTACAAATCGGCCATGGAGTTCTGGCTAGAccgcggcgtcgacggcttccGCGTCGACACCGTCAACATGTACAGCAAGCCGGACGGCCTGCAAGACGCACCCGTCGTGGATCCCAAGGCCCCCTTCCAGCCCGCCGGGCTCTTGTACTGCAACGGGCCCCGGATGCACGAGTTCCTCTCAGAGATGAATGTCATTCTCGCCCGGTAcggcgccatcaccgtcgGCGAGCTCCCCAACACGCCCGACATGGCAAAGGTGCTCAAGTACGTCAGcgccaaggagaagcagcTCGACATGGTGTTCCAGTTCGACGTGGTCGACACCGGCTTCGGAAAGACGCACAAGTACGAAACCACGCCCAAGAACTACACCCTGCCCGACTTCAAGGCCGCAGTGTCGCGGACCCAAGGCCTCATCCACGGCTCCGACGGCTGGACGACCGTCTTCCTCGAGAACCACGACCAAGCGCGGTCCGTGTCCCGCTTCGCCGACGACAGGCCCGAGTACCGCGTGCAaggggccaagatgctcgCCCTCATGGAGTCGTGCCTAAGCGGCACGCAATACGTCTACCAGGGCCAAGAAATCGGCTGCGTCAACGTCCCCAGGGACACGTACCCGCTGGAGAACTATCTCGACATTGACAGCCGCCTCTTTGTCAAGATGACCGAGGAGCTCCACGGCGCCGACAACGAGGCGCAACTGGACAGGGCGTTTTCCGCCCTGCAGCACCTGGCGCGCGACCACGCGCGCGTCCCCATGGCGTGGGACGGCAGAGCCAAGTTCGGGGGCTTCTCGGAAGCCGCCGAGAAAGCAGGGCTGCCCGTCGAGGAGCCGTGGATGAAGCCGCACCCGCTGGCTGGCGAGATCAACGTCGCGTCGCAGCTGGATGACCCGGAGAGCGTGCTTGGGTTCTGGCGCAAGGTGCTGCGTTTCAGAAGGGAGCACGCTGACTTGCTTGTTTACGGCGACTTTAGGGATTTGCGACCCCAGGACAAGGACTTGTTTCTGTTTGTGAAGGAGCATTCGCGGGGGGGTGGCAAGGCCGTTGTCGTCTTGAACTTTACTGCCGACGAGAAGAGGGTGGAGATGCCGAGCGCGGAGGAGCTCGGTGTGCGGGATGTGAATTTTGTGCTGGTCATGTCGACGCATGGCGGAAAGAGCAGGGGGGGGATTTTGTCACCTTTTGAGGGACAAGTATTTCTCGTGGGGATCTGA